A stretch of DNA from Drosophila virilis strain 15010-1051.87 chromosome 5, Dvir_AGI_RSII-ME, whole genome shotgun sequence:
ataattcttTATGTAATTACCGTTGAGTCATCAGCCGGGCTGATAATTTGTTATCGTTTTTGAtaataactaaagaaaaacaGTTCATTTAATGTGTTAATGCAAATATTGAGCACATTTAtgcgtatttatttatttacgctGCAATCAGCGAAATTTCATTATCTAGTTTATTAGTTAAACTTAAACAGTATTGTTGCCAAAGCCAGTGCGCAAATATGTCAGCAGGTTGATTTTTAGATACACTTCAATCgtgttaaatacaaaaatattatataaaagaaaaaataaaaacaaaccgcttGACAAGTTAAATGTTCCGAATaccataaaataaattctattaaaaattcaaataaaaacaatttcctaatctgaaaaataaatacatatatatatatgttttaaatgaaaattaatcgAAATCGAATTAACAAGAAAAGtttgataaatatattaaaattatattatcaaATTTTATAATAGTTGAATATGGAGCTTACATTTAATCTGCGCTCTAAGCCCAGATATTGAGCTGTTTAAACGATGAACTctttataaagatattttaattttgaaattttgaaattcCAACCCGAAAGAGATTTTGGCATGCCCAATAAATAGTTATACAAACTTTTCCACAGGCTTCAGCAATTATCTTTTATTTACAAACagattaaatatacaaaaatccTGATTATATGCGACATCTATATCCAATTTAGTCAGACAGATGAGTTCAGTTTTGATCGAACACTTGATCAGTaatcagcaacaaaaatgGTGCTCATTATTTTGACCTTTTTGCTGGTTTTATGCGTGCTGCTCTATAAAATATCCATGGCGCCGTATAAGACGTTCAGGGAACGCGGCATTGTCCACGATACGCCAAAGCCGCTAATAGGAAACATAAATTTGTTGGTTTTGCTGGGACGAGCGCCGTTTCTGAAATTGCTCGTCGATCGGTATATAGAGCTGAAGGATCACAAGATCTATGGCTTCTACAATATGCGTGAGCCGTTCTTTGTGCTGCGCGATGTGGAGCTAATCAAGCGCGTGGGCATACAGGACTTTGAGCATTTCATTAATCATCGCCCCATGATACCCGAGGCGGGCGCATCGATGTTCACGAAGAGCCTGAAGGAGCTCAAGGACGACAAGTGGCGGGAAATGCGCAACACACTGACACCATCATTTACCAGCAGCAAGCTGAAGGCCATGTTCGAGCTGATTAACGAGTGCAGCGTGGAGGGTGTGCGTTACATTGAGGAGGAGCTGCTGAAGGCGAATACCGGCGAGATCGAGCTGGAAATGAAGGATTACTTTGGACGCTTCGCCAATGATGTGATTGCCTCGGCGGCGTTTGGCATTAAGGTCAACTCTTTTGTGGATAAAAAGAATCAGTTTTATACGCTTGGAAAATCGGTGGCACATTTTTCATATCTCGTCATGTTGAAGGTTATGCTGTATGGCATAATGCCCAGTGTGATGAAGGTAAATcatatttataagtattaaaattataataatacaattaacAATTCGTTTAGGCTCTGCGCATTAAGCTCTTTAATGCCAAGAAAATCGATTACTTTAACAGTCTCGTATTCGATGCCATGAAATATCGCACCGAACATAATATAATACGACCCGATATGATACATTTGCTGATGGAGGCCAAGCGTCAATTTCAGCAAAATGGCATACCGGAGCACTCGACGGAGCACGCGGAATTCAACGATGAGGATCTGTTGGCGCAGTGtctattatttttctttgtgGGCTTTGAAATAATGTCAGCGAGTCTCTGCTTTCTCACCTACGAGCTCTGCCAGAATCCTGCGGTTCAAGCGAAACTATATGAAGAGATTCTATCGGTGGGACAGGAGCTGCAGGGCAAACCGCTCAACTATAATATGCTGTCCAAGATGAAGTATATGGATTTGGTGATATCGGAGTTGTTGCGCCTGTGGCCGCCTGCCTTTAGTCTGGATCGTGTGTGCGGCAAGGATATTGATATGTTCGATGAGAACAGAGAATTGCTGGCCAAGTTCAGGAAGGGCGACGTTGTTGTAATACCCATTATAGCAATGCAGCGTGATCCTGACAACTTTCCGGAACCCGAACTATTCAAGCCCGAGCGTTTCTTGGAGGAAAACAAAGGCAACATCAAGCCGTTTACGTATCTGCCCTTTGGCCTGGGACCGCGCAGCTGTATAGGTAGGCTTTTTTTCTAggcttaaatttataaaattttcaaattttccatTCATGCAAAACGCTTTTCAGGCAATAGAATGGCACTGATGGAGGTGAAATCCATAATCTATCATCTAGTGAGTAAATTTGAATTGGTGCCAGCCGAGAAAACGGTCCAGAATATGATGCAGAGCCTGAAGGGTTTCAATATGCAGCCCAAGCAAAAGTTTTGGATTAAATTGGTGCCCCGAGAAGCTGCCTGAATGCATATGCAACCTTTCGCCTGAACCTACAAACTATATTATCTATAAATAAACTAGATAagattgcaaaaaaaaaaaattaacgaTAAATTCAATTGATAAGGGCTCAATGTCCATGGACTACAATTTGTTGAATTCATTaattaatatcaaaaaaattgaaaaaaattgacATTTCCACATCAGTAACAATGAATCATTGTCATTTGGTATTAAAATTGTGACTCATTAATGGGCTTAAATTGGTCTAATATTACTTTCATTCACAGcctttttacttttacttaaCTTAACTAAGCCGTTCTACGTACTATTTGActaaacattaaacaaaagtaaagtaaaataataataatattattcatatatatatatatatatatatatatatatattcaagtgCTATTCTTACTGATATCATATCATGCCATTCAGTACATTTAAACATTAACTGATAACAATTTTTTGCaatacaatttgttttgtttgttgttcaaATGCTTATCTCTATATACCCTAGCGAAAAGTGTTCTAGTTTTTGTAAGGAATTAAGTTAGTTCTAGTAAATCAAGAAGACTTTGCGAACGTATTTATGCGAATATTCCCCGACCCGACAAATATTAGAGATTACTTCCGTCTGGAAGCACATTGCGAGTTCGTTTGTTTATATCTATGccaaattctaaaaaaaaaactttggcgcagattttttgtttattttgtgcgatGTATATATTTAGGTATCCGTATAGCATAAAGATCTGACAGAAATATTATCAGCCAAAACTGTGGAGCTATACAAAAAGATACATTATCATATGcgagtatataatatatatgagagTATTCAATATTCGAGCAGTGCTCGAAAggttaattgattttttatagCTAGGCGTACGAAAAAACTATTGGACAGGTAAATTGCTGAAATACTCTACAATTAAATTGATAAAAcgaattttatttgatttataagaGATTTTTGTGTAATATCTTGATTTGTGGGgttgcaataataataataataataataataatacttccAATAATACTAATAACAATAGTAATGCTAAtgaacaaaatttgaataataatataaaaatattaaaaataataaaataactaatattggtaaaaataatgataataattaaaatgcaattattaaTAGCTctaataataacattaatattaaaattaataataataacaaattaataatattaataataattgtatcaAATTTTGAGAGAACCCCCGACAAACCAGTTGAGTAATTGATTATGCTCTAAGGTTGAGTCGAAACGTTTCTGGCTTGTTcgcgagggagagagagagagacgagAGGGACGAGAGCAGTAGATTAAATAACAGCAAGAGAGCGTGAGAAATGTTATGTATTCGAATTTATAGAGAGAGCCGCGGTAAACaataacatatgtatatgtatatgtatatagagagAACGATGAGGTCATATAAGAACTGCTATGTTATTATTGACAATTCAGTAACATTTGAGAGCTGGAAGCGCTCAGTTGAATGCTTGAAAGAAAacatatctaaaaaaaaaaggtagaaaaatgttcttaattatatttacacTCGTGATCGTATTGCTCGCGCTGCTCTACAAATGGTCGGTGGCCAATTACCAGATCTTCGAGCAGCGGGGTGTGCCCTATGCGAAGCCCACCCCGCTGCTGGGCAACATTGGACTGAAGGAACTGTTTGGTGCGGCGCCCCACTTCAGCAGGCAAATCCAAGAGCATCGCGAATTTCGTGACTCGAAAGTTTATGGCTTTTTCTTTCTGCGTGATCCGATATTTGTGGTGCGTGATCTCGAGCTGATCAAGACTGTGGGCATCAAGGAGTTCGATCATTTCCCAAATCATGTTGGCACCGAGCAAATTAAGACGCTGCTGTCCAAGAGTCTGCTCAGGCTAAAGGATCGCGAATGGCGGGAAATGCGTTATATATTATCGCCCACCTTTACCGGCATCAAAATGCGTGCCATGTACGAGCTGATCAATGTATGCAGtgagg
This window harbors:
- the Cyp9h1 gene encoding uncharacterized protein Cyp9h1; its protein translation is MVLIILTFLLVLCVLLYKISMAPYKTFRERGIVHDTPKPLIGNINLLVLLGRAPFLKLLVDRYIELKDHKIYGFYNMREPFFVLRDVELIKRVGIQDFEHFINHRPMIPEAGASMFTKSLKELKDDKWREMRNTLTPSFTSSKLKAMFELINECSVEGVRYIEEELLKANTGEIELEMKDYFGRFANDVIASAAFGIKVNSFVDKKNQFYTLGKSVAHFSYLVMLKVMLYGIMPSVMKALRIKLFNAKKIDYFNSLVFDAMKYRTEHNIIRPDMIHLLMEAKRQFQQNGIPEHSTEHAEFNDEDLLAQCLLFFFVGFEIMSASLCFLTYELCQNPAVQAKLYEEILSVGQELQGKPLNYNMLSKMKYMDLVISELLRLWPPAFSLDRVCGKDIDMFDENRELLAKFRKGDVVVIPIIAMQRDPDNFPEPELFKPERFLEENKGNIKPFTYLPFGLGPRSCIGNRMALMEVKSIIYHLVSKFELVPAEKTVQNMMQSLKGFNMQPKQKFWIKLVPREAAKTYLKKKGRKMFLIIFTLVIVLLALLYKWSVANYQIFEQRGVPYAKPTPLLGNIGLKELFGAAPHFSRQIQEHREFRDSKVYGFFFLRDPIFVVRDLELIKTVGIKEFDHFPNHVGTEQIKTLLSKSLLRLKDREWREMRYILSPTFTGIKMRAMYELINVCSEVGVAYIEQQLKESPSDGIELEMKDYFTRFTNDVIASAAFGIKVNSFEEKDNKFFQIGQTVTKVKTVVVLKAILYTFIPRLMKALRVSILDETTVNYFRSLVFDAIKYRVEHKIIRPDMIHLLMEAQRKANDADSGKKFSDDDLLAQCLLFFAAGFETVSTCLCFFTYELCMNPAVQKQLYNEIQSVEQQLQGKPLDYDTLMHMKYMDMVVSEVLRKWPPASRTDRGCNADIDLRDENNQVVVSLKQGDRIFIPIMGLHYDPEHFPEPEEFRPERFSDENKHEIKQFTYLPFGVGPRNCIGNRMALMEVKSMIYHLLSKFELLPAQKTTKDMMGDILGFQMVPKNKFWIKYVARKTDKNSN